One window of Alteriqipengyuania lutimaris genomic DNA carries:
- a CDS encoding MiaB/RimO family radical SAM methylthiotransferase yields the protein MSARQVISLGCRLNHAESERIAALVDGERDLVVVNSCSVTREAVRHTRQAIRRARKANPDARLLVTGCAAETEREALSAMEEVDGLVGNGAKLDARSWNLPEPQVPLRQAGTRAFIGVQNGCDHSCTFCSIPKGRGASRSDPVSTVLQAVEARLAEDVKEIVLTGVDLTSWGHDLPGEPRLGTLVGAILDRFPQLPRLRLSSVDGIEIDDRLFELIASEQRLMPHLHLSLQHGSDLMLKRMKRRHSRSQALSLVAQLKQRRPDLAIGADLIAGFPTEDASHHADNLSIIAECQIVHGHIFPYSPREGTPAARMPQLDRQTIKARAAELRSAVRRTRDAWLESLIGHEYEVLAEKDGSGYTPHFARVALPEGTAPGAIVTIRPTRIIEGMLA from the coding sequence GTGAGCGCGCGCCAGGTCATTTCGCTCGGCTGCCGGCTCAACCATGCCGAGAGCGAACGGATCGCCGCCCTCGTCGACGGCGAGCGCGATCTCGTGGTGGTCAATTCCTGCTCGGTCACGCGCGAGGCGGTGCGCCATACGCGCCAGGCGATCCGACGGGCGCGCAAGGCGAACCCCGATGCCCGGCTGCTGGTGACCGGCTGCGCGGCGGAGACCGAGCGCGAGGCGCTCTCCGCGATGGAAGAGGTCGACGGGCTGGTCGGCAATGGTGCCAAGCTCGATGCGCGCAGCTGGAACCTGCCCGAACCGCAGGTGCCGCTGCGCCAGGCGGGCACCCGCGCCTTCATCGGCGTGCAGAACGGCTGCGACCATTCGTGCACCTTCTGCAGCATTCCCAAGGGCCGCGGGGCGAGCCGTTCGGACCCGGTTTCCACGGTTTTGCAGGCGGTCGAGGCACGGCTTGCCGAGGACGTAAAGGAGATCGTGCTGACCGGGGTGGACCTGACCTCGTGGGGTCACGACCTGCCCGGCGAACCGCGCCTGGGCACGCTGGTGGGGGCGATCCTCGACCGCTTCCCGCAATTGCCGCGCCTCCGGCTGTCCTCGGTCGACGGGATCGAGATCGACGACCGGCTCTTCGAACTTATCGCCTCGGAACAGCGGCTTATGCCGCACCTGCACCTCTCGCTCCAGCATGGCAGCGACCTGATGCTGAAACGCATGAAAAGACGGCACAGCCGTTCACAAGCGCTTTCACTGGTGGCACAGCTGAAGCAACGTCGCCCTGACCTCGCCATCGGCGCAGACCTGATCGCGGGCTTCCCGACAGAGGACGCATCGCACCACGCGGACAACCTCTCGATCATCGCAGAGTGCCAGATCGTCCACGGCCACATCTTCCCCTACTCGCCACGCGAGGGCACCCCTGCTGCGCGGATGCCGCAGCTCGACCGGCAGACGATCAAGGCGCGCGCTGCCGAACTGCGCTCCGCCGTCCGCCGGACGCGCGATGCCTGGCTCGAAAGCCTGATCGGCCACGAATACGAAGTTCTCGCGGAAAAGGACGGCAGCGGCTACACGCCGCACTTCGCCCGCGTCGCGTTGCCCGAGGGGACCGCGCCGGGCGCGATCGTCACAATCCGCCCCACCCGGATCATCGAAGGAATGCTCGCATGA
- the ftsY gene encoding signal recognition particle-docking protein FtsY, protein MSDDGSSSWSDRLLGGFRKTSDRLSENIAPVSQARGNTRLDDATLDEIEDALIMSDLGPEAAGRVRAALREQRFGAEITERQLREAVAEEITAILRPVAKPLEVTAFPRPQVILVIGVNGSGKTTTIAKLAHLFMEDDYEVMLAAGDTFRAAAIGQLQTWADRVGVPLVRGPEGGDPASIVFDAVKRGTDEGTDALIVDTAGRLQNKRELMDELAKIRKVLGRLNPEAPHDVVLVLDATNGQNALSQIDVFKEVAGVTGLIMTKLDGTARGGILVAAAQKYGLPIHAIGVGEQLDDLRPFDPDLVARVIAGVA, encoded by the coding sequence ATGAGCGACGACGGCTCCTCCAGCTGGAGCGACCGCCTGCTGGGCGGATTTCGCAAGACATCGGATCGCCTGAGCGAGAACATCGCCCCGGTAAGCCAGGCGCGCGGAAACACGCGGCTGGACGACGCCACGCTCGACGAGATCGAGGATGCGCTGATCATGTCCGACCTCGGCCCCGAAGCCGCGGGCCGCGTACGCGCGGCGCTGCGCGAACAGCGCTTCGGCGCCGAGATTACCGAACGCCAGCTGCGCGAAGCCGTCGCGGAGGAAATCACCGCGATTTTGCGCCCGGTGGCCAAGCCGCTGGAGGTCACCGCCTTCCCGCGCCCGCAGGTGATCTTGGTGATCGGCGTCAACGGCAGCGGCAAGACGACCACCATCGCCAAGCTCGCGCACCTGTTCATGGAAGACGATTACGAGGTGATGCTGGCGGCGGGCGACACCTTCCGTGCCGCCGCCATCGGCCAGTTGCAGACCTGGGCGGACCGCGTGGGCGTGCCGCTAGTGCGCGGACCCGAGGGCGGCGACCCGGCCAGCATCGTGTTCGACGCGGTCAAGCGCGGGACCGACGAGGGCACCGACGCGCTGATTGTCGACACCGCAGGCCGCCTCCAGAACAAGCGCGAGCTGATGGACGAGCTGGCGAAGATCCGCAAAGTGCTCGGCCGCCTCAATCCCGAGGCGCCGCACGACGTCGTGCTGGTGCTCGATGCGACCAACGGCCAGAACGCGCTCAGCCAGATCGACGTGTTCAAGGAGGTGGCAGGCGTCACCGGACTGATCATGACCAAGCTCGATGGCACCGCCCGCGGCGGCATCCTGGTCGCGGCGGCGCAGAAATACGGCCTGCCGATCCATGCCATCGGCGTCGGCGAACAGCTCGACGACCTGCGTCCCTTCGATCCCGATCTCGTCGCACGCGTGATTGCGGGCGTGGCGTAA
- a CDS encoding inner membrane-spanning protein YciB, whose protein sequence is MTEPATPEPTKTKSGWLNVAIDYGPLIVFLVSFYLFRPDGEDSVGTLLAIMKSTGAFIVAAIAALIASKLLTGQVSKMLMLSTVLIVGFGGMTILLRDPFYVQVKPTVLYAFFGIVLLIGWMRGQAYLRWLLEAAFEGLSQEGWLKLSRNWGFFFLFLAVLNEALRMSVSFETWLWAKLWVFMGLSFGFTLVQLPMLLRHGLDPERKEGLVEEEPHTGA, encoded by the coding sequence ATGACCGAACCCGCTACCCCCGAACCCACCAAGACCAAATCCGGCTGGCTCAATGTCGCGATCGATTACGGTCCGCTGATCGTCTTCCTCGTCTCGTTCTACCTCTTCCGGCCCGATGGCGAGGACTCGGTGGGCACCCTGCTCGCGATCATGAAGTCGACCGGCGCGTTCATCGTCGCCGCCATCGCCGCGCTGATCGCGAGCAAGCTGCTGACGGGGCAAGTCTCCAAGATGCTGATGCTCTCGACCGTGCTGATCGTCGGCTTCGGCGGGATGACGATCCTGCTGCGCGATCCGTTCTACGTGCAGGTGAAGCCGACCGTGCTCTACGCGTTCTTCGGCATCGTCCTGTTGATCGGCTGGATGCGCGGCCAGGCCTATCTGCGCTGGTTGCTGGAGGCGGCGTTCGAGGGGCTGAGCCAGGAAGGCTGGCTCAAGCTGTCGCGCAACTGGGGCTTCTTCTTCCTGTTCCTCGCCGTGCTCAACGAGGCCCTGCGCATGTCGGTGAGCTTCGAGACCTGGCTCTGGGCCAAGCTGTGGGTCTTCATGGGCCTGAGCTTCGGTTTCACGCTGGTCCAGCTGCCGATGCTGCTGCGCCACGGGCTGGACCCGGAGCGCAAGGAAGGCCTGGTCGAGGAAGAGCCGCATACGGGGGCTTGA
- a CDS encoding potassium transporter Kup — MSDSAPAQEPSGGPGAAPPAKGTTAHHASTATLAFGAIGIVFGDIGTSPLYAFRETFVGPNPLALDTEHVLGVVSLIFWSMTLIVAIQYVSILMRADNKGQGGSLALVALISRSIGKSRYGWLAILLGVFATSLFYGDSMITPAISVLSAVEGLTVVDEGLEDFVIPIALGLLVALFLLQSRGTAKVGALFAPVMIVYFTVIALLGSWQILQHPEVLWALNPWYAVNFFILDGWLAFLALGSVVLAVTGSEALYSDMGHFGRGPMRLSWFGFVMPCLLLNYFGQGAMVISLPPEAAAEAIQNPFFFLAQEQWRLPLVFLATFATFIASQAVISGAFSITHQAMQLGYIPRLAVRHTSETEAGQIYIPSINWALLVAVIILVLTFQNSSNLASAYGIAVTGAVTIDTMLMGVLFVGVWKWKWYVAAPIVLLFLIVDGAYFAANLTKVADGGWFPLLVGAFAFLLLTTWARGRKLMRDRMGEVALPIEIFAKSAQNSATRVPGTAIFMASSTAGVPSALLHNIKHNKVLHERVVILTVEIQDVPYVDPDHRCEFTEIGSGFYRAILRYGFMDETNVPEGLKSMSRCGGKFDMMETSFFLSRQTLLPSEKPGMPIWREKIFAWMLRNSASAMQFFRLPTNRVVELGSQVRI; from the coding sequence ATGAGCGATTCCGCACCAGCGCAAGAACCTAGCGGCGGCCCCGGCGCGGCCCCGCCCGCCAAGGGCACGACTGCGCACCACGCCTCCACCGCGACGCTTGCGTTCGGGGCGATCGGGATCGTTTTCGGCGATATCGGCACCAGCCCGCTCTACGCGTTTCGCGAGACCTTCGTCGGGCCCAATCCGCTGGCGCTCGACACCGAGCACGTGCTGGGCGTGGTCAGTCTGATCTTCTGGTCGATGACGCTGATCGTGGCGATCCAGTACGTCTCGATCCTGATGCGCGCGGATAACAAGGGGCAGGGCGGTTCGCTGGCCCTCGTCGCGCTGATCTCGCGCTCGATCGGCAAGTCCAGATATGGCTGGCTGGCGATCCTGCTGGGCGTCTTCGCGACCTCGCTGTTCTACGGCGACTCGATGATCACGCCCGCGATTTCGGTGCTTTCGGCGGTCGAGGGCCTGACCGTGGTGGACGAGGGGCTGGAGGATTTCGTCATCCCCATTGCGCTCGGCCTGCTGGTCGCGCTGTTCCTGCTGCAGAGCCGCGGGACGGCCAAGGTCGGCGCGCTCTTCGCGCCGGTGATGATCGTCTATTTCACGGTCATCGCGCTGCTCGGCAGCTGGCAGATCCTCCAGCATCCCGAAGTGCTGTGGGCGCTCAACCCATGGTACGCGGTCAACTTCTTCATCCTCGACGGCTGGCTCGCGTTCCTCGCGCTCGGCTCGGTCGTGCTGGCAGTGACCGGGTCCGAAGCGCTCTATTCGGACATGGGCCATTTCGGGCGCGGGCCGATGCGCCTCAGCTGGTTCGGCTTCGTCATGCCCTGCCTGCTGCTCAACTATTTCGGGCAGGGCGCGATGGTCATCAGCCTCCCGCCCGAGGCCGCGGCCGAAGCGATCCAGAACCCGTTCTTCTTCCTCGCGCAGGAGCAATGGCGCCTGCCGCTCGTCTTCCTCGCCACGTTCGCGACCTTCATCGCCAGCCAGGCGGTGATCTCGGGCGCGTTCTCGATCACGCACCAGGCGATGCAGCTGGGCTATATCCCCCGCCTCGCGGTCCGCCATACGAGCGAGACCGAAGCGGGCCAGATCTACATCCCCTCGATCAACTGGGCGCTGCTGGTCGCGGTCATCATCCTTGTGCTGACCTTCCAGAACTCTTCGAACCTCGCCAGCGCCTACGGCATCGCGGTGACCGGGGCGGTGACGATCGACACCATGCTGATGGGCGTGCTGTTCGTCGGCGTGTGGAAGTGGAAGTGGTACGTCGCCGCGCCGATCGTGCTGCTGTTCCTGATCGTCGACGGGGCGTATTTCGCCGCGAACCTGACCAAGGTGGCCGATGGGGGCTGGTTCCCGCTGCTGGTGGGCGCCTTCGCCTTCCTCCTGCTCACCACATGGGCGCGCGGGCGCAAGCTGATGCGCGACCGGATGGGCGAGGTCGCGCTGCCGATCGAGATTTTCGCCAAGTCCGCGCAGAACAGCGCCACGCGCGTGCCCGGCACCGCGATCTTCATGGCGTCGAGCACCGCCGGGGTTCCCTCCGCGCTGCTCCACAACATCAAGCACAATAAGGTGCTGCACGAACGCGTGGTGATCCTGACGGTCGAGATCCAAGACGTGCCTTACGTGGATCCCGACCATCGCTGCGAATTCACCGAGATCGGCAGCGGCTTCTACCGCGCGATCCTGCGTTACGGCTTCATGGACGAGACCAACGTGCCCGAAGGCCTCAAGAGCATGAGCCGCTGCGGCGGCAAGTTCGACATGATGGAGACGAGCTTCTTCCTCAGCCGCCAGACCCTACTGCCGAGCGAGAAGCCGGGCATGCCGATCTGGCGCGAGAAGATCTTCGCGTGGATGCTGAGGAATTCCGCCAGCGCGATGCAGTTCTTCCGCCTGCCGACCAACCGCGTGGTGGAGCTGGGTTCGCAGGTGCGGATTTAG
- a CDS encoding tetratricopeptide repeat protein: MIGVWIAVGILALVVFGAGFLVAGEGRKVWALLASALVFALTGYAWQGSPDVAGSPTQASRDVSPTSDNMIEARRRFYNVEGILPSRYVVTADGFSRRGQHADAAGLLRNGVHENPQDGEAWLALGMALVEHTRGRITPPVAYAFQRAREESPGNPAPAYFQGLIAMRGGALGEARDFWRQAVEDSSPDAKGRDYVAAQLERLEGVVEVLGERAGQPGAMQRTPAAPQPGS; this comes from the coding sequence ATGATCGGAGTGTGGATCGCGGTCGGCATCCTCGCCCTCGTCGTGTTCGGGGCAGGGTTTCTTGTCGCGGGGGAAGGGCGCAAGGTCTGGGCGCTGCTCGCCTCCGCACTGGTTTTCGCGCTGACGGGCTATGCCTGGCAGGGTTCGCCCGATGTCGCCGGCTCGCCCACACAGGCCTCGCGCGACGTTTCGCCGACGTCGGACAATATGATCGAGGCACGGCGCCGGTTCTACAATGTCGAGGGAATCTTGCCCTCGCGCTATGTCGTGACCGCAGACGGTTTTTCGCGGCGCGGCCAGCATGCCGATGCGGCGGGGCTGCTGCGCAACGGGGTCCACGAGAATCCCCAGGATGGCGAGGCGTGGCTCGCGCTCGGCATGGCGCTGGTCGAGCATACGCGAGGGCGGATCACGCCGCCTGTCGCCTATGCGTTCCAGCGCGCGCGCGAGGAATCGCCCGGCAATCCGGCTCCGGCCTATTTCCAGGGCCTGATCGCCATGCGCGGCGGCGCGCTGGGCGAAGCGCGCGATTTCTGGCGGCAGGCGGTCGAGGATTCATCGCCCGATGCGAAGGGCCGCGATTACGTGGCCGCGCAGCTCGAACGGCTGGAGGGCGTGGTCGAGGTGCTGGGCGAGCGGGCCGGACAACCCGGAGCGATGCAGCGCACCCCTGCTGCGCCGCAGCCCGGGTCCTGA
- a CDS encoding cytochrome c-type biogenesis protein, producing MRPLALMVAALLALGAQGAAFAQGQAVSSAPLANVQLEDPQAEARAQELMEELRCLTCQSQSIADSDAPMAGDMRHQVRSRIAAGESPEDVRAWLVERYGDYVTYRPGLGAATWPLYALPLLFVLIALVILFRRLGRRGE from the coding sequence ATGAGGCCGCTCGCGCTCATGGTCGCCGCGCTTCTGGCGCTCGGCGCGCAGGGGGCGGCGTTTGCCCAGGGGCAGGCGGTCTCCTCCGCGCCGCTGGCCAATGTCCAGCTCGAGGACCCGCAGGCCGAGGCCCGCGCGCAGGAACTGATGGAAGAGCTGCGCTGCCTCACCTGCCAGTCGCAATCGATCGCCGACAGCGACGCGCCGATGGCGGGCGACATGCGCCACCAGGTCCGCAGCCGGATTGCCGCGGGTGAAAGCCCCGAGGACGTCCGCGCCTGGCTGGTCGAGCGCTATGGCGACTACGTCACCTACCGCCCGGGCCTTGGGGCCGCGACCTGGCCGCTCTACGCGCTGCCGCTGCTTTTCGTGCTGATCGCGCTGGTCATCCTGTTCCGGCGGCTGGGGAGGCGCGGCGAATGA
- a CDS encoding DsbE family thiol:disulfide interchange protein — MKKLWVILPLALFALFLGVAGYQLSQPKDEFVRSTMIGKPLPAFDLPAFVPEGAPEAAPRLESTDFADGQPRLLNIWASWCLPCIAEAPQLEELAQRGVPIVGVAIRDEPETIAQFLDNYGNPYAAIAKDDIAEVQLALGSSGVPETFVIDGEGVIRYQHIGDIRANDVDEIYAAWEDAR, encoded by the coding sequence ATGAAGAAGCTCTGGGTCATCCTCCCGCTCGCGCTGTTCGCCCTCTTCCTCGGCGTGGCCGGCTATCAGCTCAGCCAGCCCAAGGACGAGTTCGTGCGCAGCACGATGATCGGCAAGCCGCTGCCCGCCTTCGATCTGCCCGCTTTTGTCCCCGAAGGCGCGCCCGAGGCGGCCCCGCGGCTTGAATCGACCGATTTCGCCGATGGCCAGCCGCGCCTGCTCAATATCTGGGCGAGTTGGTGCCTCCCGTGCATTGCCGAGGCACCGCAGCTGGAGGAGCTGGCGCAGCGCGGCGTGCCCATCGTGGGCGTGGCGATCCGCGACGAACCCGAAACGATCGCGCAGTTCCTCGACAATTACGGCAATCCCTACGCGGCCATCGCCAAAGACGACATTGCCGAGGTGCAGCTCGCGCTCGGTTCCAGCGGTGTGCCCGAGACCTTCGTGATCGATGGCGAGGGTGTCATCCGCTACCAGCATATCGGCGACATCCGCGCAAACGACGTGGACGAGATCTATGCGGCGTGGGAGGATGCGCGATGA